The window GTCCTTCAGCTTGGGATCGGCGGCCATCTTGGCCTCGATCATCGCCTTCAATTTCTGGAAGGCGACGCGATCGCGCGACTTGAGCGCGGCCGAGCCTTCCTTGGTGCCGCCGGTCGTATCCTTGGGGATCGTCAGCGACTTGGAGCCGGTCTGCGCCGCGCGGTGCGGATATTTGTCCGCCGCGATGATCGAATCGCCGCCGAAGATCCCGTTCGAACCCGCGCTCTTTTCCTTCATCTGGACGAGTGTGGGGCTGAAATAGTCCGCGATGCCCTTGCGCTGCTTCTCGCTGGTGGCGCCAAGCAGCCACATCAGCAGGAAGAACGCCATCATCGCGGTCACGAAGTCGGCATAGGCCACCTTCCAGGCGCCGCCATGATGGCCGCCATGCCCTTCCGCGATGATCTTCTTGATGATGATCGGCCGGGGCTCGGGTTCGTTCTTCCCGCGCTTCGAAGGGGACTGGGCCATCTTGGTCTAGCGTCCTTGGATCGAGGTCTGTCGATTAACGGCCGCGCATGCCGTCGAACACGTCCGAGAAGGCCGGCTGGTTCGAGTGCGAGATGCCCGAGCGCGCGGCTTCGATGACGAGCGGCAGCGGGTGGCCGTGGAGCGAGGCGATGATGATCTGCTTCACCACACCGTAGATCGCGGCGTCGGCTTCGATCACCTGCTTACAGCGGCCCGCGAAGGGCGCGACGATGCCGTAAGCCAGAAGAATGCCGAGGAAGGTACCGACGAGCGCCGAGCCGATCATGCCGCCCAGGATTGCCGGCGGCTTGTCGATCGAGCCCATCGTCTTCACGACGCCCAACACGGCCGCGACGATGCCCAGCGCCGGAAGCGCGTCGGCCAGGCCCTGCATCATGTCGGCGGGCTTGATCTCGTCATGATGGTGCGTCTTGAGCGCGTTATCCATCACGTCCTCGACCGCCATCGGATCGAGCGTGCCCGATGAGATCACGACCAGGCGCAGCGTATCCGTGATCATGTGGATCAGGGTGCTGTCCTTCAGGAGCTTGGGATATTCAGCAAAGACGGTCGACGCCTTCGGATCCTCGATATGCGGTTCGAGCGCGACCGGGCCTTCGGTCCGCAGCTTCTTCATCAAGCTGCTGACGAGGAAGATGACGTCCAGATAGTCCTTCTTGTTGTACTTCGGGCCCTTGAAGACCTTGGCGAAGCCGCCACCGAACGCCTTCAGCTCCTTCATCGAATTGCCGGCCACGAGCGCGCCGACACCGGCGCCGCCGATGATCAGCATTTCGTGCGGAATCGCATGAAGAACGGGTTCGAGGTCACCACCGGTGAAGGCGAAACCGCCGAACACCATGACCAGAAGGATGACGAG is drawn from Sphingomonas crocodyli and contains these coding sequences:
- the motA gene encoding flagellar motor stator protein MotA, translating into MFAGIGLVILLVMVFGGFAFTGGDLEPVLHAIPHEMLIIGGAGVGALVAGNSMKELKAFGGGFAKVFKGPKYNKKDYLDVIFLVSSLMKKLRTEGPVALEPHIEDPKASTVFAEYPKLLKDSTLIHMITDTLRLVVISSGTLDPMAVEDVMDNALKTHHHDEIKPADMMQGLADALPALGIVAAVLGVVKTMGSIDKPPAILGGMIGSALVGTFLGILLAYGIVAPFAGRCKQVIEADAAIYGVVKQIIIASLHGHPLPLVIEAARSGISHSNQPAFSDVFDGMRGR